The following are encoded in a window of Paraburkholderia hospita genomic DNA:
- a CDS encoding NfeD family protein, translating to MGTYRLLPIRQAGSRRTPRRARGASMATAPRAAWACAPRVIPGAAGRLLQRALLLVLALCAAAAFVPSVHAAQSPVAPGSVVVIPVAGAISPATADFIVRGLARAADDHAQLAVLQLDTPGGLDTSMRQIIKAILASPIPVATYIAPGGARAASAGTYITYASHIAAMAPGTNLGAASPVQLGIGGQDAPKPGQPPALPGATPASGPAQKDNAASGALPLDSQSTELRKQLQDSQAYIRGLAQLRGRNVDWAERAVREAVSLSARDALEQKVVDLIARDIPDLLRQLDGRTYDTAAGAKHLTTAHATVVTLEADWRSRFLAVITDPNVALILLMIGMYGLFFEFANPGFVLPGVAGAISLLLGLFALQLLPVNYVGLGLIFLGLAFLIAEAFLPTFGTLGFGGIVAFAIGALMLIDTDVPGYGVPLPMIAAVIVFSVLFIFGVSGMVLRSRRRPVVTGAEAMIGSMGVVLDDGLVASDTAQARADSPQDSTLGSPLDSLLHGEPDRVGWARVHGERWRVRSTSPLAAGHAVRVTGRRGLMLTVVPASNPSQEGEHT from the coding sequence ATGGGAACGTACCGGCTTCTACCGATCCGGCAAGCGGGTTCGCGACGCACGCCGCGCCGCGCGCGTGGCGCTTCCATGGCCACCGCGCCCCGTGCCGCATGGGCTTGCGCTCCGCGCGTCATCCCCGGCGCGGCGGGAAGGCTGTTGCAGCGCGCGTTGCTGCTCGTGCTGGCGCTCTGCGCCGCGGCAGCGTTTGTGCCTTCCGTCCACGCCGCGCAATCCCCCGTTGCGCCCGGCAGCGTAGTAGTGATTCCAGTCGCAGGCGCAATCAGCCCCGCCACCGCCGATTTCATCGTGCGCGGCCTCGCCCGCGCCGCCGACGATCACGCCCAGCTCGCCGTCCTGCAGCTCGACACGCCGGGCGGGCTCGACACGTCGATGCGGCAGATCATCAAGGCGATTCTCGCGTCGCCCATCCCCGTCGCGACGTATATCGCGCCAGGTGGCGCGCGCGCCGCGAGCGCGGGCACCTATATCACGTATGCAAGCCACATCGCGGCGATGGCGCCGGGCACCAACCTCGGCGCAGCGTCGCCCGTGCAGTTGGGCATCGGCGGCCAGGATGCGCCGAAACCCGGCCAGCCGCCCGCGTTGCCAGGCGCGACGCCCGCGTCCGGCCCGGCCCAGAAGGACAACGCCGCATCCGGCGCACTCCCGCTCGACAGTCAATCGACCGAGCTGCGCAAGCAGCTTCAGGATTCGCAGGCTTATATACGCGGCCTCGCGCAACTGCGCGGCCGCAACGTCGACTGGGCCGAGCGCGCGGTGCGCGAAGCCGTGAGCCTGTCGGCACGCGACGCGCTCGAGCAGAAGGTCGTCGACCTGATTGCGCGCGATATTCCCGACCTGCTCAGGCAGCTCGACGGCCGCACGTACGACACGGCCGCCGGCGCGAAGCATCTGACGACGGCGCACGCGACCGTCGTGACGCTCGAGGCGGACTGGCGCAGCCGCTTCCTCGCCGTCATCACCGATCCGAACGTGGCCTTGATCTTGCTGATGATCGGCATGTATGGCCTGTTCTTCGAGTTCGCGAATCCCGGCTTCGTGCTGCCCGGCGTGGCGGGTGCGATCAGCCTGCTGCTGGGTCTGTTCGCGCTGCAATTGCTGCCCGTCAATTACGTGGGTCTCGGTCTGATCTTCCTCGGCCTGGCGTTTCTGATTGCCGAAGCCTTCCTGCCGACTTTCGGCACGCTTGGCTTTGGCGGCATCGTCGCGTTTGCGATCGGCGCGCTGATGTTAATCGATACCGACGTGCCCGGCTACGGCGTGCCGCTGCCGATGATCGCCGCCGTCATCGTATTCAGTGTGCTGTTTATCTTCGGCGTGTCGGGGATGGTGCTGCGCTCGCGGCGGCGGCCCGTGGTGACGGGCGCCGAGGCGATGATTGGCAGCATGGGCGTGGTGCTGGATGACGGCCTCGTCGCCTCCGATACGGCGCAAGCCCGCGCCGATAGTCCGCAGGACAGCACGCTTGGTAGTCCGCTCGACAGCCTTCTGCACGGCGAGCCTGACCGCGTCGGCTGGGCGCGCGTGCATGGCGAACGCTGGCGCGTGCGCAGCACCTCGCCGCTCGCGGCGGGCCACGCCGTGCGCGTGACGGGGCGGCGCGGCCTGATGCTTACCGTGGTTCCCGCAAGCAACCCATCACAAGAGGGAGAACACACATGA
- a CDS encoding slipin family protein, with the protein MIGFTFGFGSILILLVIVLVASAVRVFREYERGVVFMLGRFWKVKGPGLVLIIPVVQQVVRMDLRTVVFDVPPQDVITRDNVSVKVNAVVYFRVVDPERAVIQVARYFEATSQLSQTTLRAVLGKHELDELLSEREQLNTDIQRVLDAQTDAWGIKVSNVEIKHVDINETMIRAIARQAEAERERRAKIIHAEGELQASEKLLQAAQMLAQQPQAMTLRYLQTLTTIAADKNSTIVFPLPVDLLTAVIDRIGKPSQHMG; encoded by the coding sequence ATGATCGGTTTCACTTTTGGCTTCGGCAGCATCCTGATTCTTCTGGTGATCGTGCTGGTCGCTTCGGCGGTGCGCGTGTTTCGCGAGTACGAGCGCGGCGTGGTGTTCATGCTCGGCCGCTTCTGGAAGGTCAAGGGACCGGGTCTCGTGCTGATCATTCCCGTCGTGCAGCAGGTGGTGCGAATGGATCTGCGCACCGTCGTGTTCGACGTGCCGCCGCAGGACGTGATCACGCGCGACAACGTGTCCGTCAAGGTCAATGCCGTCGTGTACTTTCGCGTCGTCGATCCGGAGCGCGCGGTGATTCAGGTCGCGCGCTACTTCGAAGCGACCAGCCAGCTTTCGCAGACCACGTTGCGCGCGGTGCTCGGCAAGCATGAACTCGACGAACTGCTGTCCGAGCGCGAGCAGCTCAATACCGACATCCAGCGCGTGCTCGATGCGCAGACGGATGCTTGGGGTATCAAGGTATCGAATGTCGAGATCAAGCATGTCGATATCAACGAGACGATGATCCGCGCGATTGCGCGTCAGGCGGAAGCCGAGCGCGAGCGCCGCGCAAAGATCATCCATGCCGAAGGCGAGCTGCAGGCGTCGGAGAAATTGCTGCAGGCGGCACAGATGCTTGCGCAACAACCGCAGGCGATGACATTGCGGTATTTGCAGACACTGACAACCATTGCCGCCGACAAGAATTCGACCATCGTGTTTCCGTTACCCGTCGATCTGTTGACGGCCGTGATCGATCGGATAGGCAAGCCTTCTCAGCATATGGGTTAG
- a CDS encoding DUF4148 domain-containing protein yields MKLIPRMVLGALIGVAAVSSAFAQTSRVYDQNTPKTRAEVKADLVEWRKAGYDPLDWINYPANAIAAGRIVAQRRAQAQGTQQ; encoded by the coding sequence ATGAAGCTGATTCCTCGTATGGTTCTGGGCGCGCTTATCGGCGTAGCAGCCGTATCGTCCGCATTTGCGCAGACGTCGCGCGTCTATGATCAGAACACACCCAAGACCCGCGCCGAAGTGAAAGCGGATCTCGTCGAATGGCGCAAGGCGGGCTACGATCCGCTCGACTGGATCAACTACCCGGCCAATGCGATCGCAGCTGGCCGCATCGTCGCGCAACGCCGCGCGCAGGCTCAAGGCACGCAACAGTAA
- a CDS encoding NCS2 family permease, with the protein MDSVKRYFGFDEAGTTLRVEVLAGVTTFLTMAYIIFVNPAILGDAGMPKDSVFVATCLVAALASLIMGFYANYPIACAPGMGLNAYFAYTVVKGMGFTWQAALGAVFISGCLFLIVTLFRVREVIVNGIPHSIRVAITGGIGLFLAIISLKAAGIVTGSPATLVTLGNLHDPHVVLAIIGFFAIVMLDVLRVRGAILIGIVGVTILSFFFGGNQFHGIVSVPPSISPTLFQLDVKAALSTGVLNVILVFFLVELFDATGTLMGVANRAGLLVHGKMHRLNRALLADSTAILAGSLLGTSSTTAYIESASGVQAGGRTGVTAITVAVLFLLALFFAPLAGVVPGYATAPALLYVSCLMLREMADLPWDDATEVVPAALTALMMPFTYSIANGVAFGFISYAGLKLLTGRARQVKLVVWVIAAVFLFRFFYLGSE; encoded by the coding sequence ATGGACTCCGTAAAACGGTATTTCGGCTTTGACGAAGCGGGCACGACCCTGCGCGTGGAAGTGCTGGCAGGCGTCACCACCTTCCTCACAATGGCCTACATCATCTTCGTCAACCCGGCGATTCTCGGCGATGCGGGCATGCCCAAAGACTCGGTGTTCGTTGCGACCTGCCTCGTGGCGGCGCTCGCGTCGCTCATCATGGGCTTCTACGCGAACTACCCGATTGCGTGCGCGCCGGGCATGGGGCTGAATGCGTACTTCGCGTACACGGTCGTCAAGGGGATGGGCTTCACGTGGCAGGCCGCGCTCGGCGCGGTCTTTATCTCCGGCTGCCTGTTCCTGATCGTCACGCTGTTCCGCGTGCGCGAGGTGATCGTCAACGGCATTCCGCATTCGATTCGCGTCGCGATCACGGGTGGCATCGGCCTCTTTCTCGCGATCATCTCGTTGAAGGCGGCGGGCATCGTGACGGGCAGTCCGGCGACGCTCGTCACGCTCGGCAACCTGCACGATCCGCATGTGGTGCTGGCGATCATCGGCTTCTTCGCGATCGTCATGCTGGATGTTCTGCGCGTGCGCGGGGCGATTTTGATCGGTATTGTCGGCGTGACGATTTTGAGCTTCTTCTTCGGCGGCAACCAGTTTCACGGCATCGTGTCCGTGCCGCCGTCGATCTCGCCGACGCTGTTCCAGCTCGATGTGAAGGCCGCGTTGTCGACGGGCGTGCTGAATGTGATTCTGGTGTTCTTCCTCGTCGAACTGTTCGATGCGACGGGCACGCTGATGGGTGTTGCGAATCGCGCGGGGCTGCTTGTGCATGGCAAGATGCACCGTTTGAATCGCGCGCTGCTTGCGGATAGTACGGCGATCCTCGCCGGGTCGCTGCTGGGTACGTCGTCGACGACGGCTTATATCGAAAGCGCTTCGGGTGTTCAGGCGGGTGGGCGTACGGGTGTTACCGCGATTACCGTTGCTGTGCTGTTTTTGCTCGCGCTGTTCTTTGCGCCGCTGGCGGGGGTTGTGCCGGGTTATGCCACGGCGCCGGCTTTGCTGTATGTGTCGTGTCTCATGCTGCGGGAGATGGCCGACTTGCCTTGGGACGATGCTACTGAAGTCGTGCCTGCTGCACTTACCGCTCTTATGATGCCGTTTACCTATTCCATTGCGAATGGGGTGGCGTTTGGGTTTATTTCTTATGCTGGGCTTAAGTTGCTCACCGGGCGCGCGCGGCAGGTGAAACTCGTTGTCTGGGTTATTGCTGCTGTGTTTTTGTTCCGGTTTTTTTATCTTGGGTCGGAGTGA
- a CDS encoding IS30 family transposase, with the protein MGQKYEHLGAEERGAIFAMKQENKSTREIARVLRRSPATISRELRRNGWKPDHERGPMGRPAIAGGYNAANAGRRAARLRRKPRCERKLHPDGPLWAEVRQYLEGGLSPEQVCAQLERVHPEEPALNVSHETIYHAIYAAPRGALRRELVALLRQGRSTRKPRTRGQDRRGKLVDMVSIHVRPPEANDRLIPGHWEGDLIKGAGNRSAVGTLIDRSTLFVMLVKIDGSTAEAALDAYSAAFAPLPAELRQTLTYDQGKEMAEHKKLAEATGIRIYFCDPHSPWQRGICENTNGLLRQYLPKGTDLSVFSQRQLDLIAMRMNIRPRKTLGWKTPAEAFMEKCAEQDIAINPAVALSL; encoded by the coding sequence ATGGGACAAAAATACGAACACCTTGGTGCCGAGGAGCGCGGTGCTATCTTTGCAATGAAGCAGGAGAACAAGAGTACGCGGGAGATTGCACGTGTGTTACGGCGTTCGCCAGCCACGATCAGCCGTGAACTCAGGCGCAATGGCTGGAAGCCGGATCATGAGCGAGGTCCAATGGGACGTCCCGCTATCGCTGGCGGCTACAATGCCGCGAACGCGGGCCGCCGGGCGGCAAGGCTGCGGCGCAAGCCGCGCTGTGAGCGCAAGCTGCATCCTGACGGACCATTGTGGGCCGAGGTACGTCAATACCTGGAAGGCGGCCTCTCGCCTGAGCAGGTGTGCGCCCAACTCGAACGTGTGCATCCCGAAGAACCTGCCTTGAACGTCTCGCACGAAACGATCTACCACGCCATCTATGCCGCGCCGCGTGGCGCATTGCGGCGTGAACTGGTTGCCCTGCTCAGGCAGGGGCGTAGCACGCGCAAGCCGCGCACACGCGGGCAGGACCGCCGTGGGAAGCTCGTCGACATGGTGAGCATTCATGTGCGCCCGCCCGAGGCCAACGACCGGTTGATTCCGGGCCACTGGGAAGGCGATCTGATCAAGGGTGCGGGCAACCGTTCGGCCGTGGGGACCCTGATTGATCGCAGCACCCTGTTCGTGATGCTGGTGAAGATTGATGGCAGCACCGCCGAGGCGGCGCTTGATGCCTACAGTGCGGCGTTCGCGCCGCTGCCGGCAGAACTGCGCCAGACCCTGACGTACGACCAGGGCAAGGAAATGGCAGAACATAAAAAGCTTGCCGAGGCCACCGGTATCCGTATCTACTTCTGCGATCCGCACAGCCCCTGGCAACGCGGTATCTGCGAGAACACCAATGGTCTGCTGCGCCAGTACCTGCCCAAAGGCACAGACCTCTCCGTGTTCTCGCAGCGCCAGCTCGACCTGATCGCGATGCGCATGAACATCCGTCCGCGCAAGACGCTCGGCTGGAAGACCCCTGCAGAAGCTTTTATGGAAAAATGCGCGGAACAGGATATTGCGATCAACCCCGCTGTTGCACTTAGCCTTTGA
- a CDS encoding nucleotidyltransferase family protein: MAYASFATGVLLAAGYGSRFDPEGIHNKLLARLPDGTPVAFESAHRLLLVVPHVIAIVRPGSEMLARVLNDAGCHVIFSADAERGMGASLAASIEASDDADGWIVALADMPRIATPTIEAVARAVDDGASIVAPYYQGQRGHPVGFGMEHREALLTLDGDTGARALFATHPVKRIEVDDPGVLSDIDTPEDLRNV; the protein is encoded by the coding sequence ATGGCATACGCCTCCTTCGCTACCGGCGTGCTGCTCGCGGCCGGCTACGGATCGCGCTTCGACCCGGAAGGCATCCACAATAAACTCCTCGCCCGCCTGCCCGACGGCACCCCCGTCGCATTCGAATCCGCGCATCGCCTGCTGCTGGTCGTCCCGCACGTCATCGCGATCGTGCGCCCCGGCTCGGAGATGCTCGCCCGCGTGCTCAACGACGCCGGCTGTCACGTCATCTTTTCCGCCGACGCCGAGCGCGGCATGGGCGCAAGCCTCGCCGCCAGCATCGAAGCGAGCGATGACGCCGACGGCTGGATCGTCGCGCTCGCCGACATGCCCCGCATCGCCACGCCAACCATCGAAGCCGTCGCGCGCGCAGTCGACGACGGCGCGTCCATCGTCGCGCCCTACTATCAGGGACAGCGCGGCCATCCCGTCGGCTTCGGCATGGAGCATCGCGAGGCGCTGCTCACGCTCGATGGTGACACCGGCGCGCGCGCACTCTTCGCAACGCATCCCGTGAAGCGCATCGAAGTCGACGATCCGGGCGTGCTCAGCGATATCGACACGCCCGAAGACCTGCGCAACGTCTAG
- a CDS encoding PIG-L family deacetylase, translating to MSETSPRLFIVSPHFDDAVFGCGALLAAHPDAAVCTVFAAPPAQEMHTEWDQKAGFASAYESIHARTLEDNNALAVLDAIPLRLPFRDAQYGDSPSIGKLAAALEEAIYGSTSNTLLMPLGLFHDDHGRVFEACCEILPRMSHLEWFAYEEAIYRPMPGLVQQRLVDLAGRGIVATPASPAAEHALDRERQALLKREAVSAYESQLRAFGPHGYDDVYAAERYWRLTVDRQRARRTGH from the coding sequence ATGAGCGAAACCAGCCCGCGTCTGTTCATCGTGTCGCCGCATTTCGACGATGCCGTCTTCGGTTGCGGCGCACTGCTCGCCGCGCATCCCGATGCCGCCGTCTGCACCGTGTTCGCTGCGCCGCCCGCTCAGGAGATGCACACCGAATGGGATCAGAAGGCAGGCTTCGCGAGCGCGTACGAATCGATCCACGCGCGCACGCTCGAAGATAACAACGCGCTCGCCGTGCTCGACGCCATCCCTCTGCGGCTGCCGTTTCGCGACGCGCAATACGGTGACTCGCCGTCGATCGGCAAGCTCGCCGCCGCGCTGGAGGAAGCGATCTATGGCTCGACATCGAACACGCTGCTGATGCCGCTCGGCCTCTTTCACGACGATCACGGCCGCGTGTTCGAAGCGTGTTGCGAGATTCTGCCGCGCATGTCGCACCTCGAATGGTTCGCGTACGAGGAAGCGATCTATCGTCCGATGCCGGGGCTCGTCCAGCAGCGGCTCGTCGATCTGGCCGGGCGCGGCATCGTCGCGACGCCCGCCAGCCCCGCTGCGGAACATGCGCTCGACCGCGAGCGCCAGGCGCTGCTCAAGCGCGAAGCCGTGTCCGCGTACGAGAGCCAGTTGCGCGCGTTCGGGCCGCACGGCTACGACGACGTGTACGCCGCGGAGCGCTACTGGCGGCTGACCGTCGACCGGCAGCGCGCCCGCAGAACGGGGCACTGA
- a CDS encoding nitrile hydratase accessory protein translates to MSAPACTTSQEVSRELPELLEALPDMPRDAAGPVFAAPWQAAAFAMTLALYERGVFTWPEWAATLADAIRDAQAHGDPDRGDTYYTHWLTALERIATAKGCVTREGLIGRKDAWDAAARRTPHGQPIELD, encoded by the coding sequence ATGAGCGCGCCCGCATGCACTACGTCGCAGGAAGTTTCGCGCGAGTTGCCTGAGTTGCTTGAGGCGCTGCCCGACATGCCGCGCGACGCTGCCGGTCCGGTCTTTGCCGCGCCGTGGCAGGCCGCGGCATTCGCGATGACGCTCGCGCTTTACGAGCGCGGCGTGTTCACGTGGCCCGAATGGGCCGCAACGCTCGCGGATGCGATCCGTGACGCGCAGGCTCACGGCGACCCCGATCGCGGCGACACTTACTACACGCACTGGCTGACGGCGCTCGAACGCATCGCGACGGCCAAAGGCTGCGTGACGCGCGAGGGATTGATCGGGCGCAAGGACGCGTGGGACGCGGCGGCGCGCCGTACGCCGCACGGCCAGCCGATCGAGCTGGACTGA
- the nthB gene encoding nitrile hydratase subunit beta, whose amino-acid sequence MNGAQDMGGMQSFGPVAPETDEPYFHADWERRALALTIAMGSTGKWNIDMSRAARESLPPAQYLSSSYYEIWFAGLRKLLIDSGLATRDEIDSGVSQRAGVPVPRVLAPDQVNPMLFRGSPASRPEPYPARFAVGDAVRTLTLNPTTHTRLPRYCRGKRGRIVAVRGAHVFPDSNALGRGEDPQWLYTVRFDAVELWGKDTTASSVCADCWEPYLEADGTA is encoded by the coding sequence ATGAACGGCGCACAGGACATGGGCGGCATGCAGTCGTTCGGGCCCGTCGCACCCGAAACCGACGAGCCGTATTTTCACGCGGACTGGGAGCGTCGCGCGCTGGCGTTGACGATCGCGATGGGCTCGACGGGGAAATGGAACATCGACATGTCGCGCGCCGCGCGCGAAAGCCTGCCGCCCGCGCAGTATCTGTCGAGCAGCTACTACGAGATCTGGTTCGCGGGCTTGCGCAAGCTGCTGATCGACTCGGGACTTGCGACGCGCGACGAGATCGACAGCGGCGTGTCGCAGCGCGCCGGTGTACCCGTGCCGCGCGTGCTCGCCCCCGACCAGGTCAACCCCATGCTATTCCGCGGCAGTCCCGCATCGCGCCCCGAGCCGTATCCCGCGCGCTTTGCCGTGGGCGACGCGGTGCGCACGCTGACGCTGAATCCAACGACACACACGCGCCTGCCACGCTATTGCCGGGGCAAGCGCGGCCGGATCGTCGCGGTGCGTGGCGCGCATGTGTTCCCCGATTCGAACGCGCTTGGACGCGGCGAGGATCCGCAATGGCTGTACACGGTGCGTTTCGACGCCGTCGAGCTGTGGGGCAAGGACACGACGGCGTCGTCGGTGTGCGCCGATTGCTGGGAGCCGTATCTCGAAGCGGACGGGACGGCATGA
- the nthA gene encoding nitrile hydratase subunit alpha: protein MSHDASHEHEHDHAHEGSALPEMDLRVRALESLLIEKGYVDPKALDVLIDTYEHKVGPRNGARVVAKAWSDPGFRQWLLDDATAAIASLGFTGRQGEHMVALENTPGVHNMVVCTLCSCYPWPVLGLPPIWYKSAPYRSRAVIDPRGVLAEFGVVLPDDTDIRVWDSTAEVRYLVLPMRPPNTETLNEDDLADLVTRDSMIGTGLALAPHEVKPASGGQP, encoded by the coding sequence ATGAGCCATGACGCTTCACACGAACATGAGCACGATCACGCGCACGAAGGCAGCGCGCTGCCCGAGATGGATCTGCGCGTGCGCGCGCTGGAGTCGCTGCTGATCGAAAAGGGCTACGTCGATCCGAAAGCACTCGATGTGCTGATCGACACCTACGAGCACAAGGTCGGGCCGCGCAACGGCGCGCGTGTCGTCGCGAAGGCATGGTCTGATCCCGGCTTTCGCCAGTGGCTGCTCGACGATGCGACGGCCGCGATTGCGTCGCTCGGTTTCACGGGGCGGCAGGGCGAGCACATGGTCGCGCTGGAGAACACGCCAGGCGTGCACAACATGGTCGTGTGCACGCTCTGTTCGTGCTACCCGTGGCCCGTGCTGGGATTGCCGCCCATCTGGTACAAGTCGGCGCCGTATCGCTCGCGCGCGGTGATCGATCCGCGTGGCGTGCTCGCCGAGTTCGGCGTGGTATTGCCCGACGACACCGACATCCGGGTGTGGGATTCGACGGCGGAAGTGCGCTATCTCGTGCTGCCGATGCGCCCTCCCAACACGGAGACGCTAAACGAAGACGACCTCGCCGATCTCGTCACGCGCGACTCGATGATCGGCACGGGACTCGCGCTCGCTCCGCACGAAGTGAAGCCCGCAAGTGGAGGTCAACCATGA
- a CDS encoding potassium transporter Kup, whose protein sequence is MSVSATHPGSGAIGAPAPHKPALRSLALAALGVVYGDIGTSPLYTLQTVFATAGGLPLTPLNVIGIVSLIFWSLTIVVSLKYVTLILRANNHGEGGIMALLALAASSVADRPRLRHVLLIVGVMGAALFYGDSIITPAISVLSAVEGLEVAAPFLKTCVIPVTLAAIVTLFVMQKHGTSGIGAVFGPVMVVWFVVLAVVGVTNVISAPAILAALDPLAGLAFCLRHEWLAFVALGAVVLSLTGAEALYADMGHFGARPIRITWFGIVFPALALNYLGQGALLISDPTALQNPFYRLFPQWALYPMIVLATVATVIASQAVISGTYSMTKQAMQLGFLPRMNVVYTSEREIGQIYVPGINWTLLAAVVAAVLGFGSSTALGSAYGIAVTGTMLITTLLTFFVVRYAWHYNWLLCVFATAFFFVIDATFFSANLLKIVEGGWFPLMIGFVMFTIMATWGRGGEIMRAEARVHAGTMPLKAYLEKLIASQPVRVPGTAIFLTPNPDSVPHALVNNLMHNHVLHNRVVFLTVNNEEIPWVAEHERVALHTVCESCYQLTIRYGFKDEVDLPKALAAAGALGLDFDPCEASYFLSRATVVPTPGAGMAMWRERLFAVMLHNVGNVAAYFKLPANRVIEVGARVEI, encoded by the coding sequence ATGAGCGTTTCAGCCACGCACCCCGGTTCGGGCGCGATCGGCGCGCCTGCGCCGCACAAACCGGCGCTCCGCTCGCTGGCGCTTGCTGCATTGGGCGTCGTCTACGGCGATATCGGCACGAGTCCGCTGTACACGCTGCAGACCGTCTTCGCGACAGCGGGCGGTCTGCCGCTGACGCCGTTGAACGTGATCGGCATCGTGTCGCTGATCTTCTGGTCGCTGACCATCGTCGTGTCGCTCAAGTATGTGACGCTGATCCTGCGCGCGAACAATCACGGCGAGGGCGGCATCATGGCGCTGCTCGCGCTGGCGGCGTCGTCGGTGGCGGACCGGCCGCGCTTGCGTCATGTGCTGCTGATCGTCGGCGTGATGGGCGCAGCGCTCTTTTATGGCGACAGCATCATCACGCCGGCCATCTCCGTGCTGAGTGCGGTGGAAGGGCTGGAAGTCGCCGCGCCCTTTCTGAAGACCTGCGTGATACCCGTGACGCTCGCTGCGATCGTCACGTTGTTCGTGATGCAGAAGCACGGCACGTCGGGGATCGGCGCGGTGTTCGGGCCGGTGATGGTGGTCTGGTTCGTGGTGCTGGCCGTGGTCGGCGTGACCAACGTGATTTCGGCACCCGCGATTCTCGCCGCGCTTGATCCGCTCGCCGGACTCGCCTTCTGCCTGCGTCACGAGTGGCTGGCGTTCGTCGCGCTGGGCGCCGTCGTGCTGTCGCTGACGGGCGCCGAGGCGCTCTATGCCGACATGGGCCACTTCGGCGCGCGGCCGATCCGCATTACATGGTTCGGCATCGTCTTCCCCGCGCTCGCGCTGAACTATCTGGGGCAGGGCGCATTGCTGATCTCCGACCCCACCGCGCTGCAAAACCCGTTCTACCGGCTCTTTCCGCAATGGGCGCTGTATCCGATGATCGTGCTCGCGACGGTCGCCACTGTGATCGCGTCGCAAGCCGTGATCTCCGGCACCTACTCGATGACCAAGCAGGCGATGCAACTGGGCTTCCTGCCGCGCATGAACGTCGTCTACACGTCGGAGAGGGAGATCGGCCAGATCTATGTGCCCGGCATCAACTGGACGCTGCTCGCGGCCGTGGTGGCCGCCGTGCTCGGCTTCGGTTCGTCGACGGCGCTGGGTTCCGCGTATGGCATTGCGGTGACGGGCACGATGCTCATCACGACGCTCTTGACCTTCTTCGTCGTGCGCTATGCATGGCATTACAACTGGCTGCTATGCGTGTTCGCGACCGCGTTCTTCTTCGTGATCGACGCGACGTTCTTCTCGGCGAATCTGCTGAAGATCGTCGAAGGCGGCTGGTTCCCGCTGATGATCGGCTTCGTGATGTTCACGATCATGGCGACATGGGGACGCGGCGGCGAAATCATGCGGGCCGAAGCGCGCGTGCACGCGGGCACGATGCCGCTCAAGGCGTATCTGGAAAAACTGATCGCAAGTCAGCCGGTGCGCGTCCCCGGCACGGCGATCTTTCTCACGCCCAATCCGGACAGCGTGCCGCATGCGCTCGTCAACAACCTGATGCATAACCACGTGCTGCACAACCGCGTTGTGTTCCTGACCGTGAACAACGAGGAGATTCCGTGGGTCGCCGAGCATGAGCGCGTTGCTTTGCACACGGTGTGTGAGAGCTGTTACCAATTGACGATCCGCTATGGCTTCAAGGACGAAGTCGATCTGCCGAAAGCGCTCGCAGCCGCAGGGGCGCTGGGTCTCGATTTCGATCCTTGCGAGGCGTCGTACTTCCTGAGCCGCGCGACCGTCGTGCCGACACCGGGCGCGGGCATGGCGATGTGGCGCGAGCGCCTGTTCGCGGTGATGCTGCATAACGTCGGCAACGTGGCGGCGTATTTCAAGTTGCCCGCCAATCGCGTGATCGAGGTCGGCGCGCGGGTGGAGATATGA